CCGGGAGCCCAGCGCAACGAACGAAACACCGTTTGCCGGCCATCGCGATAGAATAGCGTATTCGGACGTAAAGGGCGCGGCGTGCGTTCTTCCCAGACGACGCGCCGCAACCGCTCGACCGGCACGCGCATCCGTACCGGAACGTCCGGCATCGGACGATCCACCGCCGTCAACGGCTCCACGACCAAGCACGCCGGCCGATCTAAGCCGTCGGCCTCTTCGGGCAGATACTCCACGACCCGACCGGTGAGCCGATCACCGCCGCGGAGTTCGATACGACTGCCGAAATAAGTCGGTCGCGGAAGGGTGATGTTTCGGAGTCGACGCAACGAATTGTTGCCGACGAGCGGCGAGCGCTGACCGAGCGAAGGATTCGCTTCCTTCGCGATCCATTCCAGCGGCGTCGGCGACGGGGTCCGCGTCCCATCGCTCCAAACGGCCACATACGGCGGCTCGTCGGCGGCTCGAACGCAGCAGACCAACGATCCAAACGCGATCACGACGCAGCAGAGCCTAACAACGATGCGCATACGCAAACTCACGACTGCCGACCTAAAGCATCGACGAGAAACCGAGCCGGCGCAACCGCCGGGGGATCGTCGAGGATCCAGGGTAACAGAAGTCGGCACGCGTTGCGACGAAGTGCCTCTAAGCGGCCCGTTCCGAGTCGCCGTCGCGGCGCATGTCGATCACGCTCGGGGCTTTGACGCCGCTCGGCGATCGCGGGTGCGGTCCGTCGATCCGAATCCGATCGCCGGTCGAAACGACGGCGTAGGCCAAGCCGGGCCGTCCCAAAGCGGCCAAAGCACGGCGATGGCGACGGAACGAGACGATGTCGCAGCAGCCGATTCCTCGGCCGGCCAGCCGGAGCAATTTATCGCTCCACGCCCGGCGCGATACCAACTCGCCGGCGACCGCGAAGCCGTGCATCGCTAACGAGCGAATCCAACCGATCGAATGGGCGTTGCGCCAGAACAGCCGTTCGGCTCCCCGACCCGACGCCAGCGGCGAGGATTCGCGCAAGGTCGCGTCGCTCCGATAGGCGACGGAGCCCGGCTCGAACACCGAGCGATAGCCGGCTGCTTTGATCTGCAACGCGAGGTCGACATCGAGCAAACCGTCGGTCACCGACGAATCGAACGGGCTCGGCAGCGCAAGCAACACATCGCGACGATAGAAGGCCGCGATCAAGGTCGGCCCGAGCACGTCGATATTGCGCGTGAACTCTTCGGCCGAGCGTCCGCATCCGCGCCGCCGACGCGAGCCGCCGACGCCGTACTCCACGCCGACGCTGCAAACGACATCTTCATCCTCGCGCGAGCGCAGCACGAGCGGCGCCACGGCCGCTACGCGATTGTCGTAGAAATGGCCCAGCGCGGCCGAGGTCCAGCCTTCGTCGACTTCGGCGCCTGCCGCAAGAATATGGAGCACTTCGCCGCGGCAAAGGCGCAAGCCGGCTTCCAACGAACTCGCGGTGTCGGTTCCTTCGCGCACGACGATGAAACGAACTTCTTCACCGAGTTGATAGGGATCGTCGTACGGGCGGTTAAGCAGTACGACCACTTCGCAGTCGTCGGGCCGATTTTGCAGCACCGAGACGAGCGTCCCTTCCAACAGGTTCAGCGAGTCGAGAGCGGGTATGACGATCGAAAGCTTAGGCAAGAGACCACCCCTGCTGCGGGACCGACGTTCGGAATCCATTCCTCTCTTCGGCCCCCGTTTCGATCGGACGGATCGATCGACTTGGTGCGCAAAGAGAGTCGGCTATTCGCATACAGTCGGCCGAATGGGCGGTATAAGTTCACTCTCACCGACGGACAAAATGTCGCGACCGGAAAATGCCGCAATATCGAAGGCTTTACACAAAGGATGCCGGCAATGCATGCGCCCCGTTCGCCGTTGCCGCTCGTTCGCCTACCGGCCGCCGCGCGCCCAGACTTGCGCCAACTCGACGAGGACGTCGACCGCTGCCCCGAGGTCTTCCAAGCAGCACCATTCCAGCGGCGAGTGCGGATTCTGTTCGCCCGTCGAGAGGTTCGGCGTGGGGACGCCGATCTCGGTCAGTCGCGAACCATCGGTGCCGCCTCGAATGATCGTGCGTTTCGCCGTGCGGCCGAGATTGCGATGCGCCTGCTCGGCATAAGCCGCGGCGCGCGGCTCGCGCACCAAGCCGTCGGCCATGTTGCGATACTGCGGCGTGACGACGACCTCGACCTTGATGCCCGGAAACTCGCCGACGACTTGAGAAGCGGCGGCGCGCAGCAAGTCGGCCTGCGTCGCGAGTTGCGCCGTGTCGAAGTCGCGCAGCAGGAGATGCACGACCGTTTCGGCAACGCCCCCGCCGACATGATAGGGATGGATAAAACCGTCGCGTTCGTCGGTCGTTTCCGGCGACAGCCGATCGCGCGGCAACAGATCGACGAAGCGTGCCGCCGCGCGCACGGCATTCACCATCCGGCCTTTGCCGATCGAGGGATGGATGTTGATCCCCGTGATCGTGACGACGGCCATATCGGCCGAAAACGTCTCGACGTCGATGAGGTCGGAGCCCGAGCCGTCGAGCGTGTAGCAGCAAACGGCGGCGAGCTTCTTAGGATCGACGTGGTCGACGCCGTGGCCGATCTCTTCGTCGCAGGTTAGGCAAATCCGGATCGGGCCGTGTAATAATTCCGGTCGCTCGACGAGCGTATGCACCGCTTCGACGATCACGGCGATGCCGGCCTTGTCGTCGGCCCCGAGCAGGGTCGTGCCGTCGGTCGTGACGATTGTGTTGCCGACATACTTCTGAAGCTCCGGATTATCGGCGACTCGCAACACCTTCGTCGGATCGCCGGGCAGAGTGAGATCGCCGCCGGCATACGCGCGCCACACGATCGGCCGGACGTCTTTACCAGTTGTCTCAGGCGAGGTATCGAAATGGGCGCAGAAGGCGATCGCTTCGAGCGGCGCACTGCCGGCAGAAATGTTTCCCGGCAGCGTTCCCCAGACGAGGCCAAACGCATCTTGCTCGACGTCGGCCATGCCGATCGTGCGCAACTCGTCGGCCAACATCCGGCCGAGCACCAATTGCCCCGGCGAGCTTGGGTAGCAGCCGGCGTCGGGCACCGCCGTCGTATCGACTTTCACGTAGCGGCAGAAACGTTCGAGCAAGCGATCGAGATTCATGGGCACGATGTCCGTGGAGGGGGCGAAGACGGACGATTTACTTGAAGAAGCCGACGGCGTTCTTGAAGACCGCGAAACCGTCTCCCTCTTTCGGAAGCTCCTTGAGTCGTGTCCAGCGCGGATGTTGCAACGGATCGAGATGACGCTCGGGATGCGGCATCAATCCGCACACGCGACCGGTTGCATCGCAGATGCCGGCGATGTCGTTCGTCGCACCGTTGGGATTGTCGGGATAAGGAACCGAGTGCGTCGCCGAGGAAACGGAAGACGATGAAGCTGACACGACCGCGGCATCCTTCAACTGCCGATACTTCAACACCGCCTGACCGCCGGCTTCGAGCGACTTGAGCACCGCGGCATCGCGCGTGACGAACTTTCCTTCGGCATGCGCCACCGGCAGATACATGCTGTCGATCCCCTTCAAGAACACGCACTTCTCCCCGGCGACGCGCAGCCGGACCCAACGATCCTCGTACCGGCCGCTTTCGTTGAGCGCGAGCGTGGCTTGCGCCATCGGGAGCGCGGCAACCGCTGTTCCGGTCGTTGCCGCGTGATTGTCTTCAAGCAAGATGCCCGACTTCAACAGGATCTGAAAGCCGTTGCAGATGCCGAGGATCAGCTTGCCGGCATCGCGGAAGCGACGGAACTGATCGCCGAGGCGGACCCGAATCTGGTTGCCGAGGATCCGGCCTGCGGAAACGTCGTCGCCGTAGCTGAACCCGCCGGGAAGGCAAAGGATCTGGAAATCGTCGAGCGCCGCGGGTGTTTCCCGCAGACGATTGATATGCAGCCGTTCGGCGACCGCTCCGGCCCGCTCGAAAGCGTAAGCGGTTTCCAAATCGCAATTGGTGCCGGGAGCACGAAGGACGAGAACGCGGGGTTGGGCCATGGTGTTCGGAGTCGGAGTACGTGTTTTGATGAAGGCCTAATGACTAATGTCTAATGACTAAAGAATGACGAAGACCGAAGCACTAACGACTAGAAGCAGGTTCGACGCCTCGAAGCTTCCTTCGAGCTTCGATATTCGTGCTTCCTTAGTCATTAGACATTAGTCATTGGTCATTCAAATCGGAGCGGCTTCTTCCAAGTCTCTTTCAAATCGGCGAGCGTGGCATCGACCACGCGCGGCACGCGTAGTTCGCTCGGCTCGTCCGGGTCGTCGCGCATCGGCTGCGGGAGGCCGAAGATTTCGAGCCTGCCGGTGTCGGTTACTTCTCCTACGAGGGCGTGCGGCACACCCGCTAAGAGCTTCTCGAACTCTTTCGCCTTCGCTTGCGGCACTTCGCAGAGGAACCGGCTGCTCGATTCGGCGAAGAGCAATACGGCGGTCGCTTCCGGCATGGCGCTCAGCGCGTGCAGTTCCAGGTGTTCGTTATCGCCGGCAAGTTGCGCAGTGCGCTTTTGCACTGCGGGATCGAGCACCAACGAGTACGGCACTTCCGCCAAGTGAACCCGCGCCCCGAGGTCGCCGGCGAACGCCATCTCGGCAACCGCCGCGGCGAGGCCTCCTTCGCTCAGGTCGTGGCAAGCGCGAACCGTGCGGGCCTTGATCGCCTTATGCACCGCCTCGAACGTCCGCTTCGCCAACACCGGCTCGACCTGCGGCACTTGCCCCCCGGAAAGTTTTTGCACCAGCGCGAAGTGCGAGCCGCCGAGTTCGTTGCGCGTCGTGCCGACTTGGTACAGCAAGTTGCCGGCTTCCTTCAGGTCCATCGTCACGGCTTGCGCAGCGTCGTCCATCTGGCCGATCGCGCTGATGAGTAGCGACGGCGGGATCGAGATCGTGTTTCGCTTGCCGTCCGGGCTGTTGAAGCGGAAGACGTTGTTCAAGCTGTCCTTGCCGCTGATGAACGGCGTTTCGAGCACGAGCGCCAAGTCGTAGCAAGCCAAGGCCGCGCGCACGAGCGAACCGAGCGTTTCCGGCAACTCACAATCGCCCCAACAGAAATTATCGAGCACGGCGATCCGCTTCGGATCGGCTCCGACCGCCACGCAGTTGCGCATCGCTTCGTCGATCGCGCAGGCCGCCATGTGGTAGGTGTCGAAGTCACCGTAGTGCGGGTTCATGCCGTTGCCGATGACGAGCGC
This is a stretch of genomic DNA from Planctomycetia bacterium. It encodes these proteins:
- a CDS encoding glycosyltransferase family 2 protein, which encodes MPKLSIVIPALDSLNLLEGTLVSVLQNRPDDCEVVVLLNRPYDDPYQLGEEVRFIVVREGTDTASSLEAGLRLCRGEVLHILAAGAEVDEGWTSAALGHFYDNRVAAVAPLVLRSREDEDVVCSVGVEYGVGGSRRRRGCGRSAEEFTRNIDVLGPTLIAAFYRRDVLLALPSPFDSSVTDGLLDVDLALQIKAAGYRSVFEPGSVAYRSDATLRESSPLASGRGAERLFWRNAHSIGWIRSLAMHGFAVAGELVSRRAWSDKLLRLAGRGIGCCDIVSFRRHRRALAALGRPGLAYAVVSTGDRIRIDGPHPRSPSGVKAPSVIDMRRDGDSERAA
- the pepT gene encoding peptidase T, producing MNLDRLLERFCRYVKVDTTAVPDAGCYPSSPGQLVLGRMLADELRTIGMADVEQDAFGLVWGTLPGNISAGSAPLEAIAFCAHFDTSPETTGKDVRPIVWRAYAGGDLTLPGDPTKVLRVADNPELQKYVGNTIVTTDGTTLLGADDKAGIAVIVEAVHTLVERPELLHGPIRICLTCDEEIGHGVDHVDPKKLAAVCCYTLDGSGSDLIDVETFSADMAVVTITGINIHPSIGKGRMVNAVRAAARFVDLLPRDRLSPETTDERDGFIHPYHVGGGVAETVVHLLLRDFDTAQLATQADLLRAAASQVVGEFPGIKVEVVVTPQYRNMADGLVREPRAAAYAEQAHRNLGRTAKRTIIRGGTDGSRLTEIGVPTPNLSTGEQNPHSPLEWCCLEDLGAAVDVLVELAQVWARGGR
- a CDS encoding phosphoribosylformylglycinamidine synthase subunit PurQ, yielding MAQPRVLVLRAPGTNCDLETAYAFERAGAVAERLHINRLRETPAALDDFQILCLPGGFSYGDDVSAGRILGNQIRVRLGDQFRRFRDAGKLILGICNGFQILLKSGILLEDNHAATTGTAVAALPMAQATLALNESGRYEDRWVRLRVAGEKCVFLKGIDSMYLPVAHAEGKFVTRDAAVLKSLEAGGQAVLKYRQLKDAAVVSASSSSVSSATHSVPYPDNPNGATNDIAGICDATGRVCGLMPHPERHLDPLQHPRWTRLKELPKEGDGFAVFKNAVGFFK